Genomic DNA from Candidatus Koribacter versatilis Ellin345:
ATGGACGTGTCGTTTATCTCTGCTACACTCGTGCTTCCGGCGGTAATAGCGGTGTTGCGCGACGCGCCCAGTGAGCGAAAGCAGCTGGTGGTGCTGGTAAAACCGCAGTTCGAAGTGGGCCGGGAAAAGATTGGCAAAGGCGGAATCGTTCGCGATGCAGCTGCCCAGCAACTCGCGCTCGAGAAAGTGAAAGAGTGCGTTGCGGAACTGCGGGGCCGCGGTTTGGACACCATCGAATCCCCGATCCTGGGAGCGGAAGGCAACCGCGAGTTCCTACTGTACGCTGAGCTATAAACGATGAAGACGGTCGCTGTCCTATCGAAACCATCGAAGCCGGAACTCTCGGAGATCATTCCGCCGCTGCAGGAGTGGCTCGGACAGCATGGCTACGAAGTCATCTTCGACCAGCAGAGCGCCATTTACGTGAGCGGCATCCACGGCGTTGAGCGGGCGAAGATCGCTGCGATGCATCCGGAGTTTGCGATTGTGCTCGGCGGTGACGGCACACTGCTTTCGGCGGCCCGCGCCGTTGCCCCTGCGGGAATTCCGATTCTCGCTGTGAATCTTGGGTCGTTGGGCTTTCTCACCGAAGTTCCCCTGCAAGATATGTACAGCACGCTCGAGCGCGTGATCGCCTGCAATTGTCCGCTCGACGAGCGAACCATGCTGGCGTGCGACCTCATCCGCGACGGCCAGGTGCTGCACTCGTATACCTCTCTGAACGATGTTGTGGTGAACAAAAGCGCTATCGCGCGACTGGTCGGATTCGATGTCTCGATTGATGGCCGGTTCGTATTCAACTACAAGGCAGATGGCGTGATCGTCGCGACGCCAACCGGATCTACTGCGTATTCGCTCGCAGCCGGCGGTCCCGTGCTGATGCCCGCGGTTGGGGCGTTCCAAATTACTCCGGTCTGCCCGCATTCGCTTACTCATCGACCGGTGGTCGTGCCGGAAACGGCGACCATCTCCATCGTCGTACGCAGCAATGGGGAAGCGGCCTTCCTCACCATCGATGGGCAGGTTGGTCAGCCTTTGAAAGAGGGCGATGAGATTGTTTGTCGCAAGGCCGACCATGCCGTGAAGCTGCTGCAAATGCGGCAGTCGTTCTTCAAGGTGCTTCGCGAAAAGCTGAAGTGGGGCGAACGCGAATGAAAAGAGCGGTGCCCCACCGCTCTTTCTCGTGAATATTCGTCTCGCTATTTCTGTGGCACCACCTGCAGGTTGTTCTTCACCTCGAAGATTCCCGACACGCTGTTTGCGCGAATTCCGGCGGTGTCTTTGTCGCCTTGGTTGTCTACCACGCCTTCGAGGCTCACGTGACCGCTTTTCACGATGATGCGAATCGGCTTAATGGTACCGAGGTCGTACTTCTGCAGTGATGGAAAACCGTAGATCGCCTTGAAGAGCCGGATGCGAAGCTGATCGTCCATTGAAGACGGCGGCAGCACTTCAATCTGGTTGGTGACCGATTCCACACCCTCGATGCGCTTCACCGAATTCTCGGCGTCAGACTTCGTAACTGGTTTCACGACGGCGCCGGTGAGAGTCACGTTAGCGCCATTTACTTGGTAGCCGATGACATCGAACACACCGTACCAGGGAAGCATCAGGATCTCGTGGCGCACCTCGCGCTTGATGCGATCTTCGGTTTGCGGTGAGGTTTGACTCGGTGATGTTGCTTGCTGCGCCGTCGACAGCGCCGCCAAGCAAAACGAAAGCAGAACAGCCGCAACTGTTTTCCGAATTGACATTGATTCATCCCTCCAGAACCTACGATGCGAAAAAGCTCGCTTCTGTTTGAGGCCCCCCGGCGTGCGGAATTGAACAGACCTGGAAACGTGAGCAGCGCCGCCATTTACACCGGTTCGGCAAAGCACTACCATTTCAAGGTTATGCCCGTTGATACCGAAACATCTAGCTATACTCCCGTCAAAGCGCCACGTGGTAACACCATTTCCTGCAAGGGCTGGCAGCAAGAAGCTGCCATGCGCATGCTCATGAACAACCTCGACGAAGAGGTAG
This window encodes:
- a CDS encoding NAD(+)/NADH kinase, whose protein sequence is MKTVAVLSKPSKPELSEIIPPLQEWLGQHGYEVIFDQQSAIYVSGIHGVERAKIAAMHPEFAIVLGGDGTLLSAARAVAPAGIPILAVNLGSLGFLTEVPLQDMYSTLERVIACNCPLDERTMLACDLIRDGQVLHSYTSLNDVVVNKSAIARLVGFDVSIDGRFVFNYKADGVIVATPTGSTAYSLAAGGPVLMPAVGAFQITPVCPHSLTHRPVVVPETATISIVVRSNGEAAFLTIDGQVGQPLKEGDEIVCRKADHAVKLLQMRQSFFKVLREKLKWGERE
- a CDS encoding BON domain-containing protein, translating into MSIRKTVAAVLLSFCLAALSTAQQATSPSQTSPQTEDRIKREVRHEILMLPWYGVFDVIGYQVNGANVTLTGAVVKPVTKSDAENSVKRIEGVESVTNQIEVLPPSSMDDQLRIRLFKAIYGFPSLQKYDLGTIKPIRIIVKSGHVSLEGVVDNQGDKDTAGIRANSVSGIFEVKNNLQVVPQK